The following proteins come from a genomic window of Miscanthus floridulus cultivar M001 chromosome 2, ASM1932011v1, whole genome shotgun sequence:
- the LOC136538663 gene encoding uncharacterized protein isoform X2, producing the protein MAKTKPMAAAAGEKKKSKGKKKGKNGPAKVAMKARGAAAEERSNPFEAIWSRRKFDVLGKKSKGEEGRVSRSRSEAIRKRENTLLKEFVESGKSSVFHDRRIGERDDTLPEFDKAILRQQRERLAKLKRESKYNLSDDDEYEANVHNMLSEKDDFDEEVPLDDGSDDEGKMVLSKKRLSLQSDNHPSVTDLPQETHGQKSKKEVMTEIISKSKFYKAQRAKEREEDEHLVEKLDNDFASLAQTQALLSLTESAKVKVNKNDSSAGLTGKEIFNKAKADTYEKLVKEMVLDQRARPSDRTKTPEEIAQEEKERLEKLEEERQKRMLGTADSSDEDDDNEDDKHMKLGNSKPISGDDLGDSFSVDESIGKKKGWVDEIYEREGRKIGDDAAASDDGDDENAGDDGADDEEDSEEDSSDNDFGNMSARDWEQSDDDEVDVGDDEMEDFKEKEQEINGKVVDKDAHNLKGESNVKPQVKDGSIPFVIDAPNDLKDLSSLLDGCSEAEIIEIISRIRTCNSIRLAAENRRKMQVFYGVLLQYFAILATQSPVKFRIIDTLVKPLIEMSGETPYFAAICARERLIHTRTRLCEDIKVPGKSSWPNLKILLLLRLWSLIFPCSDFHHVVATPLLLLMCEYLMRCPIQSGRDVAVGSFLCSMVLVVTKESKKFCPEAIGFLQSLLVTSLKGKVGTHLHNQINDQFMELKTSKPWLSIHDQVHEVNPVNILEIVGMDPDAPYFSSDNFKAGVLLSVAECLRGFVIIHEGLCSFPEIFLPISSLLQEILERSELPGTLQDIFHEIIDLVKKRSDEHHASREPLRMRKKKPEPIKQLNPKFEENYIKGLDYDPDRERAQMKKMRKRVKSEMKGAKRELQKDNYFLAAVKEKERRKRDEERAEMYGKAMAFLQEQESAFKSGQLGKGKGRKRRR; encoded by the exons ATGGCGAAGACGAagcccatggcggcggcggcgggcgagaagaagaagagcaaaggaaagaagaaggGCAAGAACGGCCCGGCCAAGGTGGCCATGAAGGCTCGtggcgcggcggcggaggagcggAGCAACCCGTTCGAGGCCATCTGGTCGCGCCGCAAGTTCGACGTGCTCGGCAAGAAGAGCAAGGGCGAGGAGGGACGCGTATCGCGCTCCCGCTCCGAGGCCATCCGCAAG AGGGAGAACACGCTGCTTAAGGAGTTCGTGGAGAGCGGCAAGTCGTCCGTGTTCCACGACCGGCGTATCGGCGAGAGGGACGACACTCTGCCCGAGTTCGACAAGGCCATCCTTCGCCAGCAACGCGAGCGCTTG GCCAAGTTGAAACGAGAAAGCAAGTACAATCTATCTGATGACGATGAATACGAAGCCAATGTTCATAACATGCTCTCGGAAAAGGATGATTTTGATGAGGAGGTGCCTCTCGATGATGGGAGCGATGATGAAG GTAAAATGGTCCTCTCAAAGAAGCGCTTATCTCTCCAAAGTGACAACCATCCTTCAGTGACTGATCTGCCACAAGAAACACAT GGGCAGAAGAGCAAGAAGGAAGTTATGACGGAAATCATTTCAAAGAGTAAATTTTATAAG GCCCAAAGAGCCAAGGAGAGGGAAGAGGATGAACATCTTGTGGAAAAGTTAGACAATGATTTTGCATCATTGGCCCAGACACAGGCGTTATTGTCCTTAACTGAGTCAGCTAAGGTCAAGGTGAACAAAAATGATTCAAGTGCTGGCTTGACGGGGAAGGAGATTTTTAACAAG GCAAAGGCAGATACATATGAAAAACTGGTGAAAGAAATGGTGCTGGATCAACGTGCTCGGCCTTCTGATAGAACTAAAACCCCAGAGGAAATAGCACAAGAAGAGAAAGAACGTCTTGAGAAGTTGGAG GAGGAGCGCCAAAAAAGAATGCTTGGAACTGCTGATTCatctgatgaggatgatgacaacGAGGACGATAAGCACATGAAGCTAGGTAACTCAAAACCTATATCTGGAGATGATCTTGGTGATTCCTTCTCTGTGGATGAGTCAATAGGAAAGAAAAAGGGCTGGGTTGATGAAATTTATGAAAGGGAAGGTAGAAAGATTGGTGATGATGCAGCAGCAtctgatgatggagatgatgaaaATGCTGGTGATGATGGggctgatgatgaagaagattctGAAGAGGACTCCAGTGACAATGACTTTGGTAATATGTCTGCTAGAGATTGGGagcaaagtgatgatgatgaggttgaTGTAGGAGACGATGAAATGGAGGATTTCAAAGAGAAGGAGCAAGAGATCAATGGCAAAGTGGTGGACAAGGATGCACACAATTTGAAAGGGGAATCTAATGTGAAGCCACAAGTCAAGGATGGCAGTATTCCTTTTGTTATTGATGCACCAAATGACCTGAAAGATCTATCCTCTTTGCTAGATGGTTGTTCAGAAGCCGAAATAATTGAGATTATTAGTCGAATACGTACTTGCAATTCAATAAGGCTTGCAGCTGAAAACCGAAGGAAAATGCAA GTTTTCTATGGTGTTCTTCTGCAGTACTTTGCAATTTTAGCTACCCAAAGTCCAGTGAAGTTCAGAATAATTGACACACTTGTTAAGCCTTTAATTGAGATGAGTGGAGAAACTCCATATTTTGCTGCCATCTGTGCAAGAGAGCGACTTATTCATACACGTACCCGTCTATGCGAAGATATTAAGGTTCCAG GAAAGAGTAGCTGGCCAAATTTGAAGATATTACTTCTGCTGAGATTATGGTCTCTTATTTTTCCCTGCTCCGACTTCCACCATGTCGTTGCAACTCCATTGCTTCTACTTATGTGCGAATATCTGATGCGGTGCCCTATACAATCTGGTCGAGATGTTGCTGTTGGTTCTTTCTTGTGTTCAATGGTGCTTGTG GTTACTAAAGAATCTAAAAAGTTCTGCCCTGAAGCAATTGGTTTTCTGCAATCTCTTTTGGTGACATCTCTTAAAGGAAAAGTGGGAACTCATCTGCACAATCAG ATTAACGATCAATTTATGGAGCTCAAGACTTCAAAACCATGGCTCAGTATCCATGATCAAGTACATGAGGTGAATCCAGTGAATATCCTAGAAATAGTTGGCATGGATCCTGACGCCCCTTATTTCTCATCTGATAACTTTAA GGCTGGTGTACTTTTATCTGTGGCAGAATGTTTAAGAGGTTTTGTTATTATACATGAAGGGCTATGCTCTTTCCCAGAAATCTTCCTTCCAATATCCTCTTTGCTGCAAGAAATTTTGGAGAGATCTGAGTTGCCTGGCACGTTACAAGACATTTTCCATGAAATCATTGACTTGGTTAAAAAGAGAAGTGATGAACACCATGCTTCAAGAGAGCCCCTCCGAATGCGGAAGAAGAAGCCTGAACCAATCAAGCAATTGAATCCAAAATTCGAAGAGAA CTACATCAAGGGTCTTGATTATGATCCGGACCGAGAAAGGGCACAAATGAAAAAGATGAGGAAGCGTGTCAAGAGTGAGATGAAGGGGGCGAAGCGTGAGCTGCAAAAAGATAATTATTTCCTGGCTGCtgtgaaggagaaggagaggaggaagcGAGATGAAGAGAGAGCTGAGATGTATGGAAAAGCCATGGCTTTCCTTCAAGAACAGGAAAGTGCTTTCAAATCTGGACAGCTGGGGAAAGGAAAGGGCAGGAAAAGGAGGCGGTGA
- the LOC136538663 gene encoding uncharacterized protein isoform X1 has translation MAKTKPMAAAAGEKKKSKGKKKGKNGPAKVAMKARGAAAEERSNPFEAIWSRRKFDVLGKKSKGEEGRVSRSRSEAIRKRENTLLKEFVESGKSSVFHDRRIGERDDTLPEFDKAILRQQRERLAKLKRESKYNLSDDDEYEANVHNMLSEKDDFDEEVPLDDGSDDEGKMVLSKKRLSLQSDNHPSVTDLPQETHQGQKSKKEVMTEIISKSKFYKAQRAKEREEDEHLVEKLDNDFASLAQTQALLSLTESAKVKVNKNDSSAGLTGKEIFNKAKADTYEKLVKEMVLDQRARPSDRTKTPEEIAQEEKERLEKLEEERQKRMLGTADSSDEDDDNEDDKHMKLGNSKPISGDDLGDSFSVDESIGKKKGWVDEIYEREGRKIGDDAAASDDGDDENAGDDGADDEEDSEEDSSDNDFGNMSARDWEQSDDDEVDVGDDEMEDFKEKEQEINGKVVDKDAHNLKGESNVKPQVKDGSIPFVIDAPNDLKDLSSLLDGCSEAEIIEIISRIRTCNSIRLAAENRRKMQVFYGVLLQYFAILATQSPVKFRIIDTLVKPLIEMSGETPYFAAICARERLIHTRTRLCEDIKVPGKSSWPNLKILLLLRLWSLIFPCSDFHHVVATPLLLLMCEYLMRCPIQSGRDVAVGSFLCSMVLVVTKESKKFCPEAIGFLQSLLVTSLKGKVGTHLHNQINDQFMELKTSKPWLSIHDQVHEVNPVNILEIVGMDPDAPYFSSDNFKAGVLLSVAECLRGFVIIHEGLCSFPEIFLPISSLLQEILERSELPGTLQDIFHEIIDLVKKRSDEHHASREPLRMRKKKPEPIKQLNPKFEENYIKGLDYDPDRERAQMKKMRKRVKSEMKGAKRELQKDNYFLAAVKEKERRKRDEERAEMYGKAMAFLQEQESAFKSGQLGKGKGRKRRR, from the exons ATGGCGAAGACGAagcccatggcggcggcggcgggcgagaagaagaagagcaaaggaaagaagaaggGCAAGAACGGCCCGGCCAAGGTGGCCATGAAGGCTCGtggcgcggcggcggaggagcggAGCAACCCGTTCGAGGCCATCTGGTCGCGCCGCAAGTTCGACGTGCTCGGCAAGAAGAGCAAGGGCGAGGAGGGACGCGTATCGCGCTCCCGCTCCGAGGCCATCCGCAAG AGGGAGAACACGCTGCTTAAGGAGTTCGTGGAGAGCGGCAAGTCGTCCGTGTTCCACGACCGGCGTATCGGCGAGAGGGACGACACTCTGCCCGAGTTCGACAAGGCCATCCTTCGCCAGCAACGCGAGCGCTTG GCCAAGTTGAAACGAGAAAGCAAGTACAATCTATCTGATGACGATGAATACGAAGCCAATGTTCATAACATGCTCTCGGAAAAGGATGATTTTGATGAGGAGGTGCCTCTCGATGATGGGAGCGATGATGAAG GTAAAATGGTCCTCTCAAAGAAGCGCTTATCTCTCCAAAGTGACAACCATCCTTCAGTGACTGATCTGCCACAAGAAACACAT CAGGGGCAGAAGAGCAAGAAGGAAGTTATGACGGAAATCATTTCAAAGAGTAAATTTTATAAG GCCCAAAGAGCCAAGGAGAGGGAAGAGGATGAACATCTTGTGGAAAAGTTAGACAATGATTTTGCATCATTGGCCCAGACACAGGCGTTATTGTCCTTAACTGAGTCAGCTAAGGTCAAGGTGAACAAAAATGATTCAAGTGCTGGCTTGACGGGGAAGGAGATTTTTAACAAG GCAAAGGCAGATACATATGAAAAACTGGTGAAAGAAATGGTGCTGGATCAACGTGCTCGGCCTTCTGATAGAACTAAAACCCCAGAGGAAATAGCACAAGAAGAGAAAGAACGTCTTGAGAAGTTGGAG GAGGAGCGCCAAAAAAGAATGCTTGGAACTGCTGATTCatctgatgaggatgatgacaacGAGGACGATAAGCACATGAAGCTAGGTAACTCAAAACCTATATCTGGAGATGATCTTGGTGATTCCTTCTCTGTGGATGAGTCAATAGGAAAGAAAAAGGGCTGGGTTGATGAAATTTATGAAAGGGAAGGTAGAAAGATTGGTGATGATGCAGCAGCAtctgatgatggagatgatgaaaATGCTGGTGATGATGGggctgatgatgaagaagattctGAAGAGGACTCCAGTGACAATGACTTTGGTAATATGTCTGCTAGAGATTGGGagcaaagtgatgatgatgaggttgaTGTAGGAGACGATGAAATGGAGGATTTCAAAGAGAAGGAGCAAGAGATCAATGGCAAAGTGGTGGACAAGGATGCACACAATTTGAAAGGGGAATCTAATGTGAAGCCACAAGTCAAGGATGGCAGTATTCCTTTTGTTATTGATGCACCAAATGACCTGAAAGATCTATCCTCTTTGCTAGATGGTTGTTCAGAAGCCGAAATAATTGAGATTATTAGTCGAATACGTACTTGCAATTCAATAAGGCTTGCAGCTGAAAACCGAAGGAAAATGCAA GTTTTCTATGGTGTTCTTCTGCAGTACTTTGCAATTTTAGCTACCCAAAGTCCAGTGAAGTTCAGAATAATTGACACACTTGTTAAGCCTTTAATTGAGATGAGTGGAGAAACTCCATATTTTGCTGCCATCTGTGCAAGAGAGCGACTTATTCATACACGTACCCGTCTATGCGAAGATATTAAGGTTCCAG GAAAGAGTAGCTGGCCAAATTTGAAGATATTACTTCTGCTGAGATTATGGTCTCTTATTTTTCCCTGCTCCGACTTCCACCATGTCGTTGCAACTCCATTGCTTCTACTTATGTGCGAATATCTGATGCGGTGCCCTATACAATCTGGTCGAGATGTTGCTGTTGGTTCTTTCTTGTGTTCAATGGTGCTTGTG GTTACTAAAGAATCTAAAAAGTTCTGCCCTGAAGCAATTGGTTTTCTGCAATCTCTTTTGGTGACATCTCTTAAAGGAAAAGTGGGAACTCATCTGCACAATCAG ATTAACGATCAATTTATGGAGCTCAAGACTTCAAAACCATGGCTCAGTATCCATGATCAAGTACATGAGGTGAATCCAGTGAATATCCTAGAAATAGTTGGCATGGATCCTGACGCCCCTTATTTCTCATCTGATAACTTTAA GGCTGGTGTACTTTTATCTGTGGCAGAATGTTTAAGAGGTTTTGTTATTATACATGAAGGGCTATGCTCTTTCCCAGAAATCTTCCTTCCAATATCCTCTTTGCTGCAAGAAATTTTGGAGAGATCTGAGTTGCCTGGCACGTTACAAGACATTTTCCATGAAATCATTGACTTGGTTAAAAAGAGAAGTGATGAACACCATGCTTCAAGAGAGCCCCTCCGAATGCGGAAGAAGAAGCCTGAACCAATCAAGCAATTGAATCCAAAATTCGAAGAGAA CTACATCAAGGGTCTTGATTATGATCCGGACCGAGAAAGGGCACAAATGAAAAAGATGAGGAAGCGTGTCAAGAGTGAGATGAAGGGGGCGAAGCGTGAGCTGCAAAAAGATAATTATTTCCTGGCTGCtgtgaaggagaaggagaggaggaagcGAGATGAAGAGAGAGCTGAGATGTATGGAAAAGCCATGGCTTTCCTTCAAGAACAGGAAAGTGCTTTCAAATCTGGACAGCTGGGGAAAGGAAAGGGCAGGAAAAGGAGGCGGTGA